Proteins encoded together in one Bactrocera neohumeralis isolate Rockhampton chromosome 4, APGP_CSIRO_Bneo_wtdbg2-racon-allhic-juicebox.fasta_v2, whole genome shotgun sequence window:
- the LOC126757236 gene encoding upstream-binding protein 1 isoform X2: protein MKIWPNSPVHIPKYDGILPYTGGSPVTNSSPIAINSVTSTNSPTLKLMEANMVSPQQSVTPDVDDYAINILPESSPSQVAQWLSHHRLTSYLSTFSHFSGADIMRMSKEDLIQICGLADGIRMFNILRAKAIAPRLTLYVSLDGNSYNAIYLLSNTSKELMQKLCKMPGFYDMIANGNTNGALENGSIYSSWSIHSKYSGSGSNIFNDSTKNFIFLAGPSGVHVNVTDEVLNNEVRDGSLYALEVQNGKVVMKLINKNDN from the exons ATGAAGATTTGGCCCAATTCACCGGTACACATTCCCAAGTACGATGGCATATTGCCGTACACTGGAGGATCACCTGTTACCAACTCCAGTCCCATAGCCATAAATAGTGTTACTTCAACAAATTCTCCAACGCTGAAACTAATGGAAGCTAACATGGTGTCTCCGCAGCAGTCGGTCACGCCAGACGTGGATGACTAC GCAATCAACATTTTGCCAGAATCCTCTCCAAGCCAAGTTGCGCAATGGTTGAGCCACCATAGATTGACTTCTTACCTGTCAACCTTTTCACACTTTTCCGGTGCCGACATAATGAg GATGTCTAAAGAGGATTTGATTCAAATATGTGGGCTTGCCGATGGAATTCGCATGTTCAACATATTGCGCGCTAA agcTATTGCGCCGCGTCTTACACTTTATGTAAGTTTGGATGGCAATAGCTACAATGCCATATACTTGCTATCGAACACATCAAAGGAGCTAATGCAGAAATTGTGCAAAATGCCTGGATTCTACGACATGATTGCAAATGGCAACACAAATGGTGCATTAGAAAATGGCTCGATTTACAGTAGCTGGAGCATACACTCGAAATATTCCGGCAGcggttcaaatattttcaatgatagcaccaaaaactttatttttctaGCAGGCCCTTCAGGCGTACATGTAAACGTCACTGACGAGGTATTGAATAATGAGGTGAGAGACGGAAGTCTTTATGCTCTCGAAGTACAAAATGGTAAAGTTGTTATgaagttgataaataaaaatgataattga